DNA sequence from the candidate division WOR-3 bacterium genome:
GGTTTCAATACCTGAAATTTTCTTATGGGATGGAAGAGAATTTATGAAGGAAGTAATTGAAAAAGGTAAAAACAAAATACCTAAACCACCTTTATTTTTTTCCATGACCTGTGAAAGAAAATCTTACAAGGATTTTCAAGATTATCTTTTACTTGAAGGTATGGTTTATAGAGTTACACCTTTCAAACAGGAAATTACATCACCTTTTGGAACAGGTATGGATGTTAGTAAAACAGAGGACTTTTTACATAATAGGTTTAGATACAGAGGGATATTGAAAGATGGTAAAAAAGATGAGAGTGTTTTTAAGGATTTAACTCATGATAGATTGCTTGGTCAGTATCGTTCTCTTGCGATAGTTCTTGGTCTTTATTATCAGAGTATTGGAGAAATTGAAAAGGCTATTAAAGAGTTTGAATTTTCTGAACTTTTCCAGGGTGATGTTCAATCAGGAGAACCTGAGGAAAAAAGGGCTTGGATTGCAGTGAAACTCACTCTTGCTGATCTTTACAATAGGATAGGTAAATACGAAAAAGGTTTATTGAAGGCTCAGGATATTTTAAAAGAAGCTCAGGCTCCTGAGATTTACAGGGTAATTGGTGAAAGTTATTTAGGACTTAAAGACTTAAATAAAGCAGAGGAGAATTTTAATAAAGCTTTGAGTTTTAGATTTGCTGATCCCTTCTTAATAATGGACTTTTTGACCCTATATAATCTGAAAGGTGATACACAAAAATTGAGAGAAATTATAAAACTTACCGAGAGGATGCGTAATCTACCTGAGCCTTTTAAAAATAAGATAGATTCTTTAAAAAAAACTTTAAAAAATAAATGATTGAGTATTTAAAAGAATTATCAGAATTAAAAGGTCCTCCTGGAAGAGAGGAAGAAGTTAGAAATTTTATTAAAAAAAGACTGGAGGAAAAAGGAATAAATTTTGAAGAGGATTTTTTTGGTAATGTTTATGTATATAAAGAAGGAAAAAATAAGACAGATTTAAACATTGCGATTATAGCTCATATTGATGAGGTTGGTTTTATAATTACGGGTTATACCCAGGACGGTTTTTTAAAATTTAAACCTCTTGGAGGACTTGAAGCTGAAATATTACCAGGAACTGAGGTTGAACTTCTAAATGGTGTTAAAGGTGTGGTCTCAAGTATACCACCTCACAAAAAAAGTGGTGTAGAGTATACTTTTGAAAAACTTGTAATAGATATAGGTGCTTACTCAAAAGAGGAAGCAAAGGGAAAAGTAGATATAGGTGAAGAAGGTGTTTTTTTGACTAAATTTGAAGAAATTGGAAAAGGAGTTTATAAGGGAAAAGCTTTTGATGATAGAGCAGGGAGTTCTATTCTTCTTTCTTTAATCCTTGATGATACTTTACCCTGTGATTCTGCTTTAATTTTTACAACTCAGGAGGAAACAGGTCTTATGGGTGCAAGGATTGCTTCGAAAAGAAAAAATATTGATCTTGCATTTATTATTGAAGGAACTTTTGCTTTTGAACCATATCACCCAGAGGAGGAGTATTACCCGAAGATGGGAGGGGGACCTGTTGTAACAAAAATGGATAGATCTCTTATAGTTGATGAAGTTTTAATTAAATATATAGAAAAGGCAGCTTTAAAAAATAATATTAAGTTTCAGTGGAAAATACCTTTAACCGGTGCAACGGATGCAGGAGTTATTTCTTTGACAAATAAAGGAGTAAAATCTTGTGTAATAGCTGTTCCATGCAGATATATTCATTCAAAAGCTTCACTTTTATATGAAGAGGATTTAATAAGTGCTAAAAAACTTCTTTTAAAAACTTTGGAGGAAATTTATGGAGAAAATTTTAAAGGAATTGTGTGAAACTTTTGGTCCATCTGGATTTGAAGAAAAAGTAAGGGAAAAGATAAAGGAATTAATAAAGGATGAAGATTTGGAATTTATTGAAGATAGATTTGGAAATCTTATTTTTCATCATAAGGGAAAGAAACCATCTCTTGCTTTTAATGCTCATATCGATGAAATAGGACTTGTATGTATAGATGCTGATAAAAGGGGATTTCTAAAATGTTCTCCTTTAGGAGGGGTTTATCCGCATCTTTACACAGGACACAGAGTAATTTTCAGAAATGGTGTGATAGGAATTTTTATTGGTAAAAACTGGAAAAAAGAGGAAATAAAAGGATTTGAGGAAATAATCATAGATATAGGTTGCTCTTCAAGAGAAGAAGCTTTAAACCTTGTTCCTGTTGGTGAACCTGCTGTTATTTATTCTAACTTTATAGTGCAGGATGATAAAGTGATAGCAAGGAATTTAGATAATAGAGCAGGTGTAAGTTTGTTAATAAAATTAATAAAGGATATAAAAAATTTAGAACAGGACATATATTTTGTATTTAATGTTCAGGAAGAACTTGGTTTGAGGGGTGCAAGAGTTTTTGCTGATTACTTAAATGCTGATTTTGTATTTACTATCGATGTTTCAACTACAGGTGATACTTATACTGAACCTGAAAGATCATTCAGACTTGGTGAAGGAGCAGGAATACGGGTTATGGATTTAAGAACTGTTTTTCCGTTAAAACTTGTAAATTATCTTGAAAAACTTGCTGAAAAAAGAGGTATTAAGGTTCAAAGGGATGCCGGGAGCTGGGGAATGACAGATGCTTTCTCAATTCAAACTGCAAGAGGTGGGATTCCATCAATAGCAATAACAATTCCCATAAGATACACACATTCTCCTTCTTCTTTAATTTTGTTGAAAGATTTAAAAGAAACATATGCTCTTTTAAAAGCTATAATTGAGGAGCCTCCTTCACTTGAATAAAAAAGAAAGAGGGATTTTTTTAAAAATAATACCTGATGGTGCTTCTCAAGTTAAAGACTTTTATTTATCTCCCTCTTTAATAAAATTTTTAAAAGTTATATCAATATTTATTTTAGTTGTTTTAAGTTCAATAACACTTTTTTCCTTATGGATGCTTGGAAATTTTGTAAAGATGAAAATGCTTGAATATGAAGCAAATAAAGTAAAAATTCAAGAAAAGAAAATAAAAGAACTTGAATCAAAACTTGAAAAATTTATACTTTTTTCAAAAAAGCTTGAAAATCTTTTAAAACCTGAAGAAGTTTTAAAAACTGAATTAAAAAATATTAAGGAAAACTTAGATTTTGCGCAATCTGAAATATCTGAAAATAAAGATAAGGAACCAAAAAGGAGTGCCTTATCTTTTGATTTACCTGTTAAGGGTATTATAAGTAATTTTTATTCACCTCTTCATCCTGGTATTGATATAGTTTCTTCATCTGGAACACCTGTTAGAGCACCTTTTGATGGAATAGTTAAGGAAAAAGGAATTGATGAAAATTATGGACTCTATTTATGGATTGAACACAGTGGGGGTATAAAGACTTTTTATGGACATTTAATGGAAATAAAAGTTAAAAAGGGAGAATGGGTAAGAAAAGGTGAAATAATAGGGAGGGTCGGGAATACAGGTAAAAGTACAGGACCACATTTACATTTTGAGATATGGAGTGAAGGTTTTCCTGTTAATCCATTAAATTTTACAAATTATAATATATTTGCTTTAAAATATAGGAGTAAATAAGGAGGTGTAAAATGAGGAGTTTTATATTTTTTTTAATTTCAGTTTATTTTACATTAACGTATTCGTGCGTTAGGATAGGTAGGGAAATACCACAGAATCCTGAAAAGGGAGGTGTTCTTGCGATTGGTATTACACAGGATTTTGAATCACTTATTCCCGCATTTCCTTCAACAAGACAGGATAATTCAATTTTTGATTTAATTTACTATCCCCTTATAAGAGTTGAGAAAAATAAAGTATATCCCGGTATAGCTTCAGAATGGGAATTTTCAGAAGATCTTAAAACGATTACTTTTTATATAAGGAAGGATGCAAAATGGCATGATGGACAACCTGTGACTGCTTCAGATTTTATATTTGCCTATAACTTAATAACTTCACCAAATTCAAATTCTTTATTAAAAGGCAATTTCAGATTTGTAAAGAACATAGAAAAGATTTCTGATTATGTCCTCAAAATTGAATTCACTCATACTTACTCTTCCCAATTAATTGACTGTGAAATATACCCTTTACCTGAACACATATTAAGGGATGTTCCGGATATAAGAAACTCTGAATTTTCTATTAAACCTATCGGTAATGGTCCCTATAAAGTTGTTGATTAC
Encoded proteins:
- a CDS encoding M42 family peptidase; protein product: MIEYLKELSELKGPPGREEEVRNFIKKRLEEKGINFEEDFFGNVYVYKEGKNKTDLNIAIIAHIDEVGFIITGYTQDGFLKFKPLGGLEAEILPGTEVELLNGVKGVVSSIPPHKKSGVEYTFEKLVIDIGAYSKEEAKGKVDIGEEGVFLTKFEEIGKGVYKGKAFDDRAGSSILLSLILDDTLPCDSALIFTTQEETGLMGARIASKRKNIDLAFIIEGTFAFEPYHPEEEYYPKMGGGPVVTKMDRSLIVDEVLIKYIEKAALKNNIKFQWKIPLTGATDAGVISLTNKGVKSCVIAVPCRYIHSKASLLYEEDLISAKKLLLKTLEEIYGENFKGIV
- a CDS encoding M42 family metallopeptidase, coding for MEKILKELCETFGPSGFEEKVREKIKELIKDEDLEFIEDRFGNLIFHHKGKKPSLAFNAHIDEIGLVCIDADKRGFLKCSPLGGVYPHLYTGHRVIFRNGVIGIFIGKNWKKEEIKGFEEIIIDIGCSSREEALNLVPVGEPAVIYSNFIVQDDKVIARNLDNRAGVSLLIKLIKDIKNLEQDIYFVFNVQEELGLRGARVFADYLNADFVFTIDVSTTGDTYTEPERSFRLGEGAGIRVMDLRTVFPLKLVNYLEKLAEKRGIKVQRDAGSWGMTDAFSIQTARGGIPSIAITIPIRYTHSPSSLILLKDLKETYALLKAIIEEPPSLE
- a CDS encoding M23 family metallopeptidase produces the protein MNKKERGIFLKIIPDGASQVKDFYLSPSLIKFLKVISIFILVVLSSITLFSLWMLGNFVKMKMLEYEANKVKIQEKKIKELESKLEKFILFSKKLENLLKPEEVLKTELKNIKENLDFAQSEISENKDKEPKRSALSFDLPVKGIISNFYSPLHPGIDIVSSSGTPVRAPFDGIVKEKGIDENYGLYLWIEHSGGIKTFYGHLMEIKVKKGEWVRKGEIIGRVGNTGKSTGPHLHFEIWSEGFPVNPLNFTNYNIFALKYRSK